The following DNA comes from Triplophysa dalaica isolate WHDGS20190420 chromosome 10, ASM1584641v1, whole genome shotgun sequence.
CCAGTCCTGACCGTCAGGTGAAGGATGCCGCTGTTCAGACTCAGACAGACGGTCTGACGTGGTCATCAGGTTGGTTTTGATTGTctgtaaatgtgatgaaatgTGATCATTACATGTTTTGGTGAGATCTTCTTGATCGGTCGGTTCACAGGCATGGCTGCTACAGGTCCATCTCTGGGAATGACTTATGTGGATCCGATTCCGATAGCCAGTCACACGGTCAGCGCTGAAGCCATCGAGAGTGAGTGTTTCATTTATATGAAGCTGAAGAACCAGCTTTTTATCATTGCAGTTTAAAGTAGCcgattatgtttttaatactgCAGGCCTGACATCCTACAGTCCCGCCATGTTAGCTCTGAACGACATGTTACGACAGCAGTTGGCCCTCAGCGGGGCTTTTATAGAATCTACCCGACGTCATTACACATCAGTGCTGGAATCACTGGGTCCTGCCAACTACAAATACACCACACTAGAGGACACTAAAGAGGTGAGGAACTCCACTGCACTTAAAAGTGAGCAAGTGTCCACAcccaacatttatttttggttataTGTTAAcgttctttatttctctctctagTTCATCCGCACTCACAGGCCACCCAAACTGAGCATTGAAGAAGCTCTACAGGAAGTTTTGAAGGAAATGAGAGACTATCATTACAATTAGAGTTCATACAAAAAAAGAACTCGGTCATTTATTCTCAGCTTTCTGGAACAcataagatgttttaaaaaatgtctctgttgttttgtgtaaatacaaCGAAAGttaatggggttcagtgttatTTTGGTcatcaaattattttatgttgtgcagaagaaactcaggtttgcaatgacatgagggtgaataaattgtTGAATAAACTGTTGAAactataacaaaaacatttagtgGTTTTAAAACCGTGACTTTCCAATACCTTGAAACCTGTTTTCGGCCCATGCCTTGTTGAAACACACCCAAAATACACAAGAAAGTGTAATGCCATGATATGTGCctaataaaagtgtatttttcagTATGCTTTGTAAATTCTTTGAGGTACGATCTGACGCTCACAGCCGAATTAATGTCCcatttaaaacatctttattttatcttataCAGAATTTTAGACTGAGGGCAAATCAAACGAATCCCAATAACTGGGACAACACTGACATTCTCTTCATCTACATTGATGTTTTGATACattactacaaaataaaacattcaaacagtTTTGAAAACAGATTTGACATCTACAGTAAAAACAGGTTCGACTGGTGACCATCACTCTGTGCTGGGGGCCTCCTGTGGGTCTCTGGTAACTGggggaaaaaaagaggaaaaactttaatgtctgaaaataatttcaatcaattaaaatcttaaatagTGTTGGTCTCAAGACTAAAGCAAAAATCTGAATTCTAGGTTCCTATGTTAAAGCCACACACGAAACCTGAACACCAAATACCTTTTTCTCGTGCTTTCATCCTTGCAACAAAATTGTAGCTTTTATTTCGCCTGTAGTTGATGTAAGGGTCATCCAGCTGGACTCCTACACCTTTGTACTGGTCCCACTTGTCCCGAAGTTCTCCGCCCTTGATGGGGTCTTGAATGCCCTGCTCTTTAACTCCAAGACCTCCAGAACCGCTCCAACCTTTGCAAAGTTCAGTCAATCACCGGTGAATCATTTTTGAGATCAGAGAAATGATGTAACCGGATCACCTACCCATCTTCATGAGCATCTGATGGCCTTTGTTTTCCTCTCCCAGCCTGAGCTCAGGGGGTATCGCTGCAGGGGCTGAACCCAATCCGGAGGTGGAGCTGCGGACGGACAGTATTTTATGTCAATGTTACATGGCTGGAATTAGATGTTTTTTGGAGCTGTTCTTGTTCTTACGGTGGTGTAGGACTGCGAGATTTTGCAGCGGGGCGTCTTTTGTCAGGAGAGAGCGATTTAGAGCGAGATCTGGAGCGAGAGCGACTACGGGACCTGGATCTGGAGCGGCTCCTGCTCCTGCGCGAGAGATAATCACATTCAACTTTGTGTGGAGCCGCttaaagcaataaaatgttaaagcaGACATTTCAATTCCAATACCTGGAGCGAGATCTGGAGTAAGAGCGTGAACGGGAGTGGGATCTGGATCGCGATCTGGAGCGTGAGGATTTAGAAGACCTGGAGCTGGAGCGTGACGTGGATCGTCCTGTGGATCGTCCTCGGCTGCGCGACCGACTGCGAGAGCGACTACCTCGAGTGCTAGCAGGTAAAACAGAGATCAgaacactaaaaataaaataacaaatgtcaACCAAAGTGTAGTTCAACAAACAAAGTTCCCCACCTGTTGCGTTTATCTTGATCCTTCTTTCGTCTCGCTCTCATCTTGGCTCGGAAGAACTCATACAGTCCGTTTTGCTCCCAACCCTCACTTTTAAATTCAAAAGTATTACATGAAATTTGATTATGTACAAATCTTCATCACTGAGTGACTGACAGATATTTACCTGTTTCTGGGTCTGTCGTGCGAAGGTGGGCTGTAAAACGCCTCCACTGCGGCCAGCAGGCGGTCACTGGGGGGCATCGGAGGCGGCAGGCGAATGTCTTTGGAGTCCAGAGGCTTATAATCATGATCTTCGAGCTAAATTCAAACAAATAACACTATAaggacaacagaaaaaaaaaaataccaaaacgTAAACTAACATCAAATAACCTTCACAAGTGGTGCCATGAGTCCTGCGGGGAGGTCAAAGTAGGGGACGTTCGGGACCAGGCTGGGGTCGTCCTGGCTGACATGAGCCGGGTTCTGTCGTCTTATTTGAGGGGCCTGTCCGTTAAAACCATGAGGAGGGGGTCCAAAGTCAGGGTGCTGGCTACCGCCCCACGGaggaggttcagagattccagGAGGGGGAATCCTCTGGTTAGGATGGTGATGTTGAGGTGGACCAATATCTGATGACAGAGGAACATTATATTATAGTTATAATAATATTTCGTCTCAATGGTCTTATAAACAATACATCAATAACGCACCCCCTTGGAAATCTCCCTGTGGGTAGTCAAAATGGTGTGGAGGATACGGGGGCCGTTCAAAGTGATGCCGTGGAGGGAAGTCGTCCTGCATGAAACGAGGCGGAAAGCGGCCAAAGTTGTGAGGAGGCGGGGGCTGGTTGAAGGGCGGAGGCTGCTGATGGGGCGGGAACGGTCCGCGGAAGTGAGGCGGACGCTGCATGCGAAACGGAGGTTCCCTCTGGCCCCAGGGCGGCGGCTGATCCTGCTGGTTGTTCCACGGCGGCTGATCGTACTGGCCACTCCATGAGGGCGGGGGCTCGTTCGGTCCACTCCATGGGCCGTCCCGAGGGCCGCTCCAGCTGGAGTCCATCTGCTCGTTCCACATGCCCTCGTGGCTGTTCCAGGGCGGACATGGGGGTGGCGCTTGAGTGGGGTCAAACAGTGGCTAGAGGTGGGCGAAATGTTGTGTTTAGCTACAGTAAATTTATCACCCAATTTATTTACAGAACAGTTTTTTACTTACAGGCTGCTGCGGATTCCACTGTGGCATGTTGTGTTGCGACTCATACCAGCCAGGTTTACTGGATGACATGTCCGACGACGAGTCGGAGTCTGATGGGTGGGTCTGAGCGCTTTCATATTCAGCAGGAGGAGGACCGGGCATCGATGGCTTCATTTCTCCTTATGACATCACAAGTTAAAAATGATGTTGAGGATGACAGTACGAgtaacaagttttttttcaatttcaagATGGATGACATCAAACAGGCTTACCGGGTTGAGAAGTCATGGAAGATTGAGGCTTTATCTCGGCGTCTACAGGTGCCAGCTGCCCGACTGCGGCAGCAGCGACCACCACAGTCTGCTGCTGTTTCAGATTGGCTACAAACTCCTCGTGCTGAGTCTTCAGGGCCTGGATCTGCTGCTGGAATGCCATCTGGATGGGCTGCACCCCCGGCGCGTATTCCGTGATGAGCGAAGCCTGGCGGAGATGTGACAGAGACGTTACCATGACAACCGTTTACATGTTGGACTACAGAAATGATTTGTTATGATGTGGGTGCGGTGGAATCAGCTCTACCTGATACTGTCCGAGTCCCAGAGCGGGACTTTGGAGCTGCTGAATTGTGATATCATCGAAGTAGCCGTTCTTCTCCCACAGCTGCAGCAACTAAAAATGGCACAGGGTGGTTACTAGGGCGTTGCTACTGAGGAAAATTCTTTAATGTATGAATAATATGATAACGGGCTCTACTCGTGtgattttctgttgtttgtcCTCCTCGACCGCCAGGAAACTGGTGCAATAAATGGGAACCACAACCTTTTGTAGAGCCGCCAAAAGATCCCTCTGGCTTTTTCTCTGACTACAGAGAATGAAAGAGTTTGGTTGTTAAATGATCAACACTTGGTCGCTTGAGCAATATCCAATCAAAACGAGTCTTACCAATGATGAAGGACGTCATTGGTCAGATAGATGAGATGTAGGCGGAGCTCAAAGTGGGCCCCTTCGGCTGTGATGCGGTTTCTGAGGTGAGAGGACATTAGTTCACAGTGCGGAGGAGTTTTAGCGTTATTAAACATCCAGTTCTTTCCAGCCTAAAGGAGAAAGACGGaataataaaatcttaattGAAAGAGAGACATTTCATTTCAAGCTCGTTCATCAGCGAACATGATTTCCTGCTCGTACTGATATTGCGTCTTTTGTGCAGGTGTCGATGATGGGCTGAAGGAGGCTGTCGAACTCGTTCATGTCCAGCTGAGTTTCCACCAACAGCTTCTGCGTCTGCTGCTCCATCGCCAGCGAGATCGCAGCCGTCACCTGCTCCTGAAAACCCCAAGCAGATGGATTAAATCACTACAGAGTACATCAGATGTCAGATTTACTAATCATAGGTCCACTTTGTGAGATTCACTAAATACAGAGACATGATGTGAGGATCACGAAAAGTTTCACAATGTCAgactctttaaacaaaaaactgaCTAAACACAGATTCACAACGTCGGGTTCATTAAACACAAAGTCACTAAACAAACTCGCACagtcagataaaaaaaacaattgagaACAGATTCACCATGATAGATTCACTAAACACGCTCACAATTTCAAACTCAATACAGATTCATAAAGTGAGATTCAATCAGTTACCACAGATTCATAATGACAGACACACTTAGAGCATATTCACCACGATAGGTTCACTAAGCACACTTACAATGTCAGACTCACCAAATACGGATTCACAATGACATACTCACTGAGCACAGAGTCACTAAACACACTTACAATTTCAAACTCAATTCAGATTCACAATGTGAGACTCGTAAGACAAATACTCTGATTCATTAAGTAATATTCAGCCTCACTATAGACTGATTTACAATGTCAGATTCACTAAACAGTTCAAAGCAAAGTTTGCCCGCAGATGTTGTATTTACCTGTCTGAGGCTGAGCAGGTGTTGCTCCTGCTGCTGCAGGTTCCACTGGCTCTGCTGGATGAGTTCCTCCATTGAAGAGGTGGTCGGCGGAATGGGTGGGGGCTGCAGCAGGGTCATCGCTGGAGGAGTGACAGCAGCCTCTGTACCCGGTTGACACAGCACTGCAATGCAcgataacaaacacacaaagaccaCTGGCACTTAAACAACTAATCCATAGAATAGTCAGCATAACCAACTTTACGCAAAATCGGATGGAAATGGCAATGTTATTAAAGGAAACGTGACTTTTCAGAAT
Coding sequences within:
- the cherp gene encoding calcium homeostasis endoplasmic reticulum protein isoform X3, producing MEISTPPEDQELRNVIDKLAQFVARNGPEFEKMTMDKQKDNSKFSFLFGGEYFGYYKYKLAIEQGQLLCQPGTEAAVTPPAMTLLQPPPIPPTTSSMEELIQQSQWNLQQQEQHLLSLRQEQVTAAISLAMEQQTQKLLVETQLDMNEFDSLLQPIIDTCTKDAISAGKNWMFNNAKTPPHCELMSSHLRNRITAEGAHFELRLHLIYLTNDVLHHCQRKSQRDLLAALQKVVVPIYCTSFLAVEEDKQQKITRLLQLWEKNGYFDDITIQQLQSPALGLGQYQASLITEYAPGVQPIQMAFQQQIQALKTQHEEFVANLKQQQTVVVAAAAVGQLAPVDAEIKPQSSMTSQPGEMKPSMPGPPPAEYESAQTHPSDSDSSSDMSSSKPGWYESQHNMPQWNPQQPPLFDPTQAPPPCPPWNSHEGMWNEQMDSSWSGPRDGPWSGPNEPPPSWSGQYDQPPWNNQQDQPPPWGQREPPFRMQRPPHFRGPFPPHQQPPPFNQPPPPHNFGRFPPRFMQDDFPPRHHFERPPYPPHHFDYPQGDFQGDIGPPQHHHPNQRIPPPGISEPPPWGGSQHPDFGPPPHGFNGQAPQIRRQNPAHVSQDDPSLVPNVPYFDLPAGLMAPLVKLEDHDYKPLDSKDIRLPPPMPPSDRLLAAVEAFYSPPSHDRPRNSEGWEQNGLYEFFRAKMRARRKKDQDKRNSTRGSRSRSRSRSRGRSTGRSTSRSSSRSSKSSRSRSRSRSHSRSRSYSRSRSRSRSRSRSRSRSRSRSRSRSKSLSPDKRRPAAKSRSPTPPSTSGLGSAPAAIPPELRLGEENKGHQMLMKMGWSGSGGLGVKEQGIQDPIKGGELRDKWDQYKGVGVQLDDPYINYRRNKSYNFVARMKAREKVTRDPQEAPSTE
- the cherp gene encoding calcium homeostasis endoplasmic reticulum protein isoform X1, translated to MEISTPPEDQELRNVIDKLAQFVARNGPEFEKMTMDKQKDNSKFSFLFGGEYFGYYKYKLAIEQGQHSSSHDDEFKMEVLCQPGTEAAVTPPAMTLLQPPPIPPTTSSMEELIQQSQWNLQQQEQHLLSLRQEQVTAAISLAMEQQTQKLLVETQLDMNEFDSLLQPIIDTCTKDAISAGKNWMFNNAKTPPHCELMSSHLRNRITAEGAHFELRLHLIYLTNDVLHHCQRKSQRDLLAALQKVVVPIYCTSFLAVEEDKQQKITRLLQLWEKNGYFDDITIQQLQSPALGLGQYQASLITEYAPGVQPIQMAFQQQIQALKTQHEEFVANLKQQQTVVVAAAAVGQLAPVDAEIKPQSSMTSQPGEMKPSMPGPPPAEYESAQTHPSDSDSSSDMSSSKPGWYESQHNMPQWNPQQPPLFDPTQAPPPCPPWNSHEGMWNEQMDSSWSGPRDGPWSGPNEPPPSWSGQYDQPPWNNQQDQPPPWGQREPPFRMQRPPHFRGPFPPHQQPPPFNQPPPPHNFGRFPPRFMQDDFPPRHHFERPPYPPHHFDYPQGDFQGDIGPPQHHHPNQRIPPPGISEPPPWGGSQHPDFGPPPHGFNGQAPQIRRQNPAHVSQDDPSLVPNVPYFDLPAGLMAPLVKLEDHDYKPLDSKDIRLPPPMPPSDRLLAAVEAFYSPPSHDRPRNSEGWEQNGLYEFFRAKMRARRKKDQDKRNSTRGSRSRSRSRSRGRSTGRSTSRSSSRSSKSSRSRSRSRSHSRSRSYSRSRSRSRSRSRSRSRSRSRSRSRSKSLSPDKRRPAAKSRSPTPPSTSGLGSAPAAIPPELRLGEENKGHQMLMKMGWSGSGGLGVKEQGIQDPIKGGELRDKWDQYKGVGVQLDDPYINYRRNKSYNFVARMKAREKVTRDPQEAPSTE
- the cherp gene encoding calcium homeostasis endoplasmic reticulum protein isoform X2 → MEISTPPEDQELRNVIDKLAQFVARNGPEFEKMTMDKQKDNSKFSFLFGGEYFGYYKYKLAIEQGQHSSSHDDEFKMEVLCQPGTEAAVTPPAMTLLQPPPIPPTTSSMEELIQQSQWNLQQQEQHLLSLRQEQVTAAISLAMEQQTQKLLVETQLDMNEFDSLLQPIIDTCTKDAISAGKNWMFNNAKTPPHCELMSSHLRNRITAEGAHFELRLHLIYLTNDVLHHCQRKSQRDLLAALQKVVVPIYCTSFLAVEEDKQQKITRLLQLWEKNGYFDDITIQQLQSPALGLGQYQASLITEYAPGVQPIQMAFQQQIQALKTQHEEFVANLKQQQTVVVAAAAVGQLAPVDAEIKPQSSMTSQPEMKPSMPGPPPAEYESAQTHPSDSDSSSDMSSSKPGWYESQHNMPQWNPQQPPLFDPTQAPPPCPPWNSHEGMWNEQMDSSWSGPRDGPWSGPNEPPPSWSGQYDQPPWNNQQDQPPPWGQREPPFRMQRPPHFRGPFPPHQQPPPFNQPPPPHNFGRFPPRFMQDDFPPRHHFERPPYPPHHFDYPQGDFQGDIGPPQHHHPNQRIPPPGISEPPPWGGSQHPDFGPPPHGFNGQAPQIRRQNPAHVSQDDPSLVPNVPYFDLPAGLMAPLVKLEDHDYKPLDSKDIRLPPPMPPSDRLLAAVEAFYSPPSHDRPRNSEGWEQNGLYEFFRAKMRARRKKDQDKRNSTRGSRSRSRSRSRGRSTGRSTSRSSSRSSKSSRSRSRSRSHSRSRSYSRSRSRSRSRSRSRSRSRSRSRSRSKSLSPDKRRPAAKSRSPTPPSTSGLGSAPAAIPPELRLGEENKGHQMLMKMGWSGSGGLGVKEQGIQDPIKGGELRDKWDQYKGVGVQLDDPYINYRRNKSYNFVARMKAREKVTRDPQEAPSTE